A genomic stretch from Lathyrus oleraceus cultivar Zhongwan6 chromosome 2, CAAS_Psat_ZW6_1.0, whole genome shotgun sequence includes:
- the LOC127117777 gene encoding 4-hydroxyphenylpyruvate dioxygenase: protein MGTETENQTGFKLVGYKNFVRTNPKSDRFKVKRFHHVEFWCADATNTARRFSWGLGMPIVAKSDLSTGNSTHASYLLRSGNLNFLFSAAYSPSISLSSSSSTASIPTFDAATSFAFSASHGLGVRAVAIEVEDAEVAFTTSVAHGAIPSSPPVVLDNRVKLAEVRLYGDVVLRYVSYNNPNQTSEPNPDQWFLPGFEQVSDESSHSSLDFGIRQLDHAVGNVPELSSAIKYLKEFTGFHEFAEFTAEDVGTADSGLNSAVLANNEETVLLPINEPVYGTKRKSQIETYLEHNEGAGLQHLALKSEDIFKTLREMRKRSGVGGFEFMPSPPPTYYRNLKNRVGDVLNDEQIKECEKLGILVDKDDQGTLLQIFTKPVGDRPTIFIEIIQRVGCMLKDEEGKEYQKGGCGGFGKGNFSELFKSIEEYEKTLETRRTA from the exons ATGGGCACCGAAACAGAAAACCAAACCGGGTTCAAACTAGTTGGCTACAAAAACTTCGTCCGAACCAACCCGAAATCAGACCGGTTCAAAGTGAAACGCTTCCACCACGTCGAGTTCTGGTGCGCCGACGCAACCAACACCGCGCGGCGGTTCTCATGGGGACTAGGAATGCCAATCGTCGCTAAATCAGACCTTTCCACCGGAAACTCAACTCACGCTTCATACCTCCTCCGCTCCGGCAACCTCAATTTCCTTTTCTCCGCCGCTTACTCCCCTTCCATTTCACTCTCTTCCTCTTCCTCAACAGCTTCCATTCCCACCTTCGACGCCGCCACCAGTTTCGCCTTCTCCGCCTCCCACGGCCTCGGTGTACGCGCTGTTGCTATCGAAGTCGAAGACGCTGAAGTCGCCTTCACCACAAGCGTCGCACACGGTGCTATCCCGTCGTCTCCTCCCGTCGTCCTCGACAACCGCGTCAAGCTCGCTGAAGTCCGTCTCTACGGAGACGTCGTTTTACGCTACGTCAGTTACAACAACCCGAACCAAACCTCCGAACCTAACCCAGACCAGTGGTTCCTCCCTGGTTTCGAACAAGTATCAGATGAATCCTCTCACTCGTCGCTAGACTTCGGAATACGACAACTAGATCACGCCGTCGGTAATGTACCGGAGCTTTCATCTGCTATAAAATACCTAAAAGAATTCACAGGTTTTCACGAATTCGCTGAGTTTACAGCTGAAGACGTCGGAACAGCTGACAGCGGGTTGAACTCGGCTGTGCTAGCAAACAACGAGGAAACAGTTTTGCTTCCGATCAATGAACCGGTATATGGAACCAAGAGGAAGAGTCAGATAGAAACTTATCTGGAGCACAATGAAGGTGCTGGTTTACAGCATTTGGCTTTGAAATCTGAAGATATATTCAAGACTTTGAGAGAAATGAGGAAGAGAAGCGGTGTTGGTGGGTTTGAGTTTATGCCTTCTCCTCCACCTACTTATTATCGGAATCTGAAGAACCGTGTTGGAGATGTTTTGAATGATGAACAGATTAAGGAGTGTGAAAAGCTTGGGATTTTGGTTGATAAAGATGATCAGGGTACTCTGCTTCAGATTTTCACTAAGCCTGTTGGAGATAG GCCAACTATATTCATAGAGATAATTCAGAGAGTTGGATGCATGTtgaaggatgaggaaggaaaagAGTACCAAAAGGGAGGATGTGGTGGCTTTGGCAAAGGTAACTTCTCAGAGCTTTTCAAATCCATTGAAGAATATGAGAAGACTTTGGAAACTAGAAGAACTGCATAA